Proteins from a single region of Limosilactobacillus fermentum:
- a CDS encoding DNA/RNA non-specific endonuclease, which translates to MKNFHHKATISVLGFAALFLMTVGLVTHSGTKESAVVASPASSSYSYDRTDQRRAASFSKENQALQKKITHLQKQIKETKEELSDYGVQPATPSKQSSQAGTNLANLDYTGQDVITVDNNQPSFSEADLSLANGAWQSYGNLDQYNRPGAANAMLNQSLMPTVKREALTVDPTGWHNKRVNGQWLYNRSHLIGYQLTGQNNNFKNLITGTRQLNDPDMLKYEDEVAAYLKQSPDHYVRYRVTPIFRGNELLARGVEMEAQAVGSDAVKFHVYIFNVQPGVTLNYNDGTSQVN; encoded by the coding sequence ATGAAAAACTTCCACCACAAAGCGACCATCTCCGTCCTCGGCTTTGCCGCACTGTTCTTAATGACCGTGGGCCTAGTCACCCACTCCGGCACTAAGGAATCGGCGGTCGTGGCCAGTCCCGCTTCCAGCAGTTACAGTTACGACCGTACCGACCAACGGCGGGCCGCTTCTTTTAGCAAGGAAAACCAGGCCCTCCAAAAAAAGATCACCCACCTGCAAAAGCAGATTAAAGAAACCAAGGAAGAACTTAGCGACTACGGCGTCCAACCGGCAACCCCCAGCAAGCAATCCAGCCAAGCCGGCACTAATTTAGCCAACCTGGACTATACCGGCCAAGACGTCATCACCGTTGACAATAATCAACCAAGCTTCTCGGAAGCCGACTTGTCCCTTGCAAACGGCGCTTGGCAAAGCTACGGGAACTTGGACCAGTATAACCGTCCCGGGGCGGCCAATGCGATGCTCAACCAATCGCTGATGCCCACCGTCAAACGGGAAGCCCTGACCGTCGACCCGACTGGTTGGCATAACAAACGCGTCAATGGTCAGTGGCTCTACAACCGCTCACACCTAATTGGCTACCAGCTAACCGGGCAAAACAATAACTTCAAAAATCTGATTACCGGGACCCGCCAGTTAAACGACCCCGACATGCTCAAGTACGAAGACGAAGTGGCCGCTTACCTAAAGCAATCCCCGGACCACTACGTTCGCTACCGGGTTACCCCGATCTTCCGGGGCAACGAACTCCTCGCCCGCGGGGTGGAAATGGAGGCCCAAGCGGTCGGCAGCGACGCCGTTAAGTTCCACGTGTACATCTTTAACGTCCAACCCGGCGTCACCTTAAATTACAACGACGGTACTAGTCAGGTGAACTAG
- the lepB gene encoding signal peptidase I, producing MKALRQTLSWIIPVAIGLIIALLVKQFAFQLVKVDGPSMQPNLQNNERVVAVKTSKIHRGSVIVFDANGVDPQVSQTTDYVKRVIALPGDTVEAKNGYIYVNGKKTNQSYISKYQRTTGTGNWTLASISEENNWMKNMGATKVPKGMYFVLGDHRSVSNDSRYWGFVPKNKIVGVVKVGFWSSSTKQHKYNVNQLWKHYFTGN from the coding sequence ATGAAAGCACTACGACAAACCTTAAGCTGGATAATCCCAGTGGCGATCGGGCTCATCATCGCGTTGCTAGTGAAGCAATTTGCCTTCCAGCTCGTGAAAGTGGACGGGCCATCGATGCAACCCAACCTACAAAATAACGAACGGGTGGTGGCCGTTAAAACATCGAAGATTCACCGCGGTAGCGTCATCGTCTTCGATGCCAACGGGGTTGACCCCCAGGTATCGCAAACGACCGACTACGTTAAGCGGGTAATCGCCTTACCGGGTGACACGGTGGAAGCCAAGAACGGCTACATCTACGTCAACGGTAAGAAGACCAACCAATCCTACATCTCTAAGTACCAACGAACGACCGGGACGGGGAATTGGACTTTAGCGTCAATTTCCGAAGAGAATAACTGGATGAAGAATATGGGCGCCACCAAGGTCCCAAAGGGAATGTACTTTGTTTTGGGGGACCACCGTTCGGTCTCTAACGACAGTCGTTACTGGGGCTTTGTGCCGAAGAATAAGATTGTCGGGGTCGTCAAGGTGGGCTTTTGGTCCTCGAGCACCAAGCAGCATAAGTACAACGTTAACCAGCTCTGGAAGCATTACTTTACGGGGAATTAG
- a CDS encoding UDP-N-acetylmuramoyl-L-alanyl-D-glutamate--2,6-diaminopimelate ligase, with amino-acid sequence MTLQIIDQVHIDTNSAISLLTEHGLLVRTENYRQHFFYHVEYNSKLVQSETLFFCKGAAFKEDYLNEAIDRGATAYVAEQSYQNGATALIVTNIQRAMALLSNAFYGFPSNDLFAIGITGTKGKTSTAYFAATALNLGTDDRTALISTLNTSLGKGDVFKSKLTTPESLDLFRYLRQAVDNGMTHLVMEVSSQSYLLDRVYSLHFGIGVFLNISSDHVGQNEHPDFANYLFCKEQLLLNSSVCVLNTQMDHFEEVYQAAKVSTAPDKIYLFGEAGSHPDLDLAYQIQSTGLAGSNFQLTGVSDRGSALMLDGEYQSSVAGDYNVGNATAAAICAAIGGVKKKTIQEAFGQVHIAGRMEVIRTQEHGTVYVDYAHDYASVKRLLAFLKGQQHQGEPSQITVVLGAPGNKGVSRRPDLGKALAEERVNRVILTTDDPAFEDPQAIAAEIDAHIDHDRVGRVEYVADRREAIETAIQAARAGDLVVLAGKGTDQYQKVAGVDTPYPGDIAVARQVIAHLEG; translated from the coding sequence ATGACCCTGCAAATAATCGACCAAGTTCACATTGATACTAACTCGGCCATTTCTTTGCTGACCGAACACGGCCTCTTGGTGCGGACGGAAAACTACCGCCAGCACTTCTTCTACCACGTTGAGTACAATTCCAAGCTCGTTCAGTCCGAAACCCTCTTCTTTTGTAAGGGTGCGGCCTTTAAAGAGGATTACTTAAACGAGGCGATTGACCGCGGGGCAACGGCTTACGTGGCCGAACAAAGCTACCAAAACGGGGCGACGGCCCTGATCGTCACCAACATCCAACGGGCGATGGCGCTGCTATCCAACGCCTTTTACGGTTTCCCGTCCAACGACCTCTTTGCGATTGGGATCACCGGGACCAAGGGGAAAACATCGACGGCCTACTTCGCCGCCACGGCCCTGAACCTGGGGACCGACGACCGGACCGCCTTGATCTCAACTTTAAATACTTCGTTGGGCAAGGGTGACGTCTTCAAGTCCAAGTTGACCACCCCTGAATCGTTAGACCTCTTTCGCTATCTACGCCAAGCCGTCGATAATGGGATGACCCACCTAGTGATGGAAGTCTCTTCGCAATCCTACTTGCTCGACCGGGTCTACTCCCTACACTTCGGGATCGGGGTCTTTTTGAATATTTCCAGCGACCACGTTGGTCAAAACGAGCACCCCGACTTTGCCAACTACCTCTTTTGCAAGGAGCAGCTGCTCTTAAATTCCAGCGTTTGCGTGCTAAACACCCAGATGGACCATTTCGAAGAGGTTTACCAGGCCGCCAAGGTCTCGACGGCCCCGGACAAGATTTACCTGTTCGGGGAAGCCGGCAGTCACCCTGACTTAGACCTAGCTTACCAAATCCAGTCAACCGGCTTGGCTGGTTCTAACTTCCAGTTAACCGGGGTGAGTGACCGCGGGAGCGCCCTGATGTTAGATGGGGAGTACCAGTCCAGCGTGGCTGGCGATTACAACGTGGGTAACGCCACGGCCGCCGCTATTTGTGCCGCCATTGGTGGGGTCAAAAAGAAAACCATCCAGGAGGCCTTTGGGCAGGTCCACATCGCCGGTCGGATGGAAGTGATTAGGACCCAAGAGCACGGCACGGTCTACGTTGATTACGCCCACGACTACGCCTCCGTTAAGCGTCTCTTAGCCTTTTTAAAGGGCCAGCAACACCAAGGAGAGCCGAGCCAGATTACGGTGGTCTTAGGGGCGCCTGGTAACAAGGGGGTTTCACGGCGGCCGGACCTCGGTAAGGCCCTAGCTGAAGAGCGGGTCAACCGGGTAATTTTGACGACCGATGATCCCGCCTTTGAAGACCCCCAGGCGATCGCCGCGGAAATTGACGCCCACATCGATCACGATCGGGTTGGCCGAGTCGAATACGTGGCCGATCGCAGGGAAGCGATTGAAACGGCAATCCAAGCCGCCCGGGCGGGGGACCTAGTTGTCCTCGCCGGTAAGGGGACCGACCAGTACCAAAAGGTGGCAGGGGTGGATACCCCCTACCCTGGCGACATCGCCGTTGCCCGCCAAGTGATCGCCCATCTGGAGGGGTAA
- the murE gene encoding UDP-N-acetylmuramyl-tripeptide synthetase encodes MTMTLSEIITVLKDAGLFKELIVAGKWHDRAPEELANRTVLDLSYDSRTVKEGTLFFCKGLKFDPKYLTMAANQGASVAMAPADYSAQLKTSEHPDLPQVIVTDIQKAMATVSRAFFGFPDRNLTVIGYTGTKGKTTSVYFTRHVMAKALGKVVAQLSSIDECLDGETFIPAHLTTPESLDLFRMMKEAVDNQMKYLVMEVSSQAYKKSRVFGLPLDIGVFLNISPDHISPVEHPSFEDYLACKSEIIDNCRILVVNRECSQYDYLAEKAHDLGKQVISFGSDQSAADYQYRLGEHGYFTVTTANPALPKLDGDFRVMMPGDFNVANALAALTVAAQVAPVSEDFRAGLAETTVPGRMEFIKDKQGVVACVDYAHNYLSLTASFNFMKHEFKDGRLIVVIGAAGGKAESRRKDIGRALSQYADVAILTSEDNFFEDPHQIAADIKENIDNPDLEVIVNVDRKAAIEQAYAMAKPGDALFMAAKGRETFMHEKGKDVPYQGDYQITKQLMEK; translated from the coding sequence ATGACAATGACGCTAAGCGAAATTATCACGGTCTTAAAGGACGCAGGGTTGTTCAAGGAATTGATTGTGGCCGGCAAGTGGCACGACCGGGCGCCGGAGGAGTTGGCCAACCGCACCGTGTTAGACCTGTCTTACGACTCGCGGACGGTCAAGGAGGGGACCCTCTTCTTTTGTAAGGGCCTCAAGTTTGATCCTAAGTACCTGACGATGGCCGCTAACCAGGGGGCGAGTGTGGCGATGGCCCCGGCGGATTACTCCGCCCAGTTAAAAACTAGTGAGCATCCTGACTTACCCCAAGTGATCGTTACCGATATTCAAAAGGCGATGGCGACCGTGTCCCGGGCCTTCTTTGGCTTCCCGGACCGCAACCTGACCGTGATTGGCTACACCGGGACCAAGGGGAAGACGACCTCGGTTTACTTCACCCGCCACGTCATGGCCAAGGCCCTGGGGAAAGTGGTCGCCCAGCTTTCCTCGATTGACGAGTGTTTGGACGGCGAAACCTTCATCCCGGCCCACTTAACGACGCCGGAGTCCTTAGACCTCTTTAGGATGATGAAAGAGGCCGTCGACAACCAGATGAAGTACCTGGTGATGGAGGTTTCTTCCCAGGCCTATAAGAAGTCGCGGGTCTTTGGCCTGCCCCTTGATATCGGCGTATTTTTAAACATCTCGCCCGACCATATTAGTCCGGTGGAACACCCGAGCTTTGAAGACTACCTGGCCTGCAAGAGTGAAATCATCGACAACTGCAGGATCCTCGTCGTTAACCGGGAGTGCAGTCAGTACGATTACCTGGCCGAAAAGGCACACGACCTGGGCAAGCAGGTAATTTCATTTGGGAGCGATCAATCGGCGGCCGATTACCAATACCGACTGGGTGAACACGGTTACTTCACCGTTACCACCGCTAACCCGGCCCTGCCTAAGCTTGACGGCGATTTTCGAGTTATGATGCCGGGGGACTTTAACGTCGCAAACGCCCTGGCCGCATTGACCGTGGCGGCCCAAGTGGCCCCGGTCAGCGAGGACTTTCGGGCGGGCCTGGCCGAAACGACCGTGCCAGGACGGATGGAATTTATCAAGGACAAGCAGGGCGTGGTGGCCTGCGTCGATTACGCCCACAACTACTTGAGCCTGACGGCCAGCTTCAACTTCATGAAGCACGAATTTAAAGATGGCCGCTTGATCGTGGTGATCGGGGCGGCTGGGGGCAAGGCCGAATCCCGCCGTAAAGACATTGGGCGCGCCCTGTCCCAGTACGCCGATGTGGCGATTTTAACCTCTGAGGATAACTTCTTTGAAGACCCTCACCAGATCGCCGCTGACATTAAGGAAAACATTGATAACCCCGACCTCGAGGTCATCGTCAACGTTGACCGTAAGGCGGCAATTGAGCAGGCCTACGCAATGGCTAAGCCTGGCGACGCCCTCTTTATGGCCGCCAAGGGACGGGAAACCTTTATGCACGAAAAGGGCAAGGACGTTCCTTACCAAGGCGACTACCAGATTACTAAGCAATTGATGGAGAAATAA
- the asnB gene encoding asparagine synthase (glutamine-hydrolyzing), with amino-acid sequence MCGIVAFVDNEKPQQKEVQIQKMMNRIIHRGPDDSGMFVDEQAALGFRRLSFIDVKSGNQPIFNEDDSKAVIFNGEIYNFKPLREELIKAGHTFSTHTDTEVILHGYEEWGEGVVKKLRGMFGFVIWNRETGEMFGARDHFGIKPLYYAKMNGTFFVGSEIKSFLDHPNFDKQLNKEALKPYMTFQYPATDETFFKGVYRLPEGHFFRYKNGEFSMEQYWDADFSPDKESFNQAVDKIEAAVDESVKAHSFADAGIKVGSFLSAGVDSSYVTAMMRPDNTFSIGFDSRYDETKQARELAEKLKLKNTDKKLTNEEAFNAFPTIQYYLDEPDSNPSVVPLYFLTKLAKDNGYKAMLSGEGADELFAGYTDYGFNTSSKPIRWVTDQMRKLPQPTRYKIGEWLKNHKNFHGRLHMYHAMAPAREDFVGQAYIFSPEEASDVLNKDFDCGPTIQEILAPYFDKIEPKDIDEVAKRQYVDLHQWMPGDILLKADKMSMANSLELRVPLLDKEVMNVASHTPTKYLFNYKGTKWAFRMAANRHLPEEWATRPKMGFPVPIREWLHEDKYYQEVRALFEEDFVKEFFDQDKILQLADDNYHQKIDGRRKLWTIYTFLVWYKLYFIDNYVPEYTKQADAEVMQ; translated from the coding sequence ATGTGTGGAATTGTTGCGTTCGTGGATAATGAGAAGCCACAACAAAAGGAAGTTCAAATTCAAAAGATGATGAACCGGATTATCCACCGGGGACCGGATGATTCCGGAATGTTTGTTGACGAGCAGGCGGCATTAGGTTTTCGCCGGTTGTCCTTTATCGACGTTAAGTCGGGGAACCAACCCATCTTTAACGAGGACGACTCAAAGGCGGTCATCTTCAACGGGGAAATCTATAACTTTAAGCCCCTGCGAGAAGAATTAATTAAGGCCGGTCACACCTTTAGTACTCATACCGACACCGAAGTTATCCTGCACGGGTACGAAGAGTGGGGTGAAGGCGTCGTCAAGAAGCTACGCGGGATGTTCGGCTTCGTTATTTGGAACCGGGAGACCGGCGAAATGTTTGGGGCTCGCGATCACTTCGGAATCAAGCCGCTGTATTACGCCAAGATGAACGGGACCTTCTTTGTCGGTTCCGAAATCAAGTCCTTCTTGGATCACCCGAACTTTGATAAGCAATTGAACAAGGAAGCCTTAAAGCCGTACATGACCTTCCAGTACCCCGCTACTGATGAAACCTTCTTTAAGGGCGTTTACCGCCTGCCAGAGGGTCACTTCTTCCGTTACAAGAACGGCGAATTCTCAATGGAACAGTACTGGGACGCCGACTTCTCCCCGGACAAGGAAAGCTTCAACCAGGCCGTCGATAAGATCGAAGCGGCCGTTGACGAATCGGTTAAGGCCCACTCCTTTGCCGATGCCGGGATCAAGGTTGGTTCCTTCTTGTCAGCTGGGGTGGACTCCTCTTACGTAACGGCGATGATGCGCCCTGACAACACCTTCTCGATCGGGTTTGACTCCCGCTACGACGAAACCAAGCAGGCCCGCGAACTGGCCGAAAAGCTGAAGCTGAAAAACACCGACAAGAAGCTGACCAACGAGGAAGCCTTCAACGCCTTTCCGACCATCCAGTACTACCTGGACGAACCGGATTCTAACCCGTCCGTGGTGCCGTTGTACTTCTTGACCAAGTTGGCTAAGGACAACGGCTACAAGGCGATGTTATCCGGGGAAGGGGCCGACGAACTCTTTGCCGGCTACACCGACTACGGCTTCAACACTTCCTCTAAGCCGATCCGCTGGGTAACCGACCAGATGCGTAAGTTGCCACAACCAACCCGCTACAAGATTGGGGAATGGCTGAAGAACCACAAGAACTTCCACGGTCGTTTGCACATGTACCACGCCATGGCCCCGGCCCGCGAAGACTTCGTCGGGCAAGCCTACATCTTCTCGCCAGAAGAGGCGAGCGACGTCTTGAACAAGGACTTTGATTGCGGACCAACGATCCAAGAAATCCTGGCCCCGTACTTTGACAAGATCGAACCAAAGGATATCGATGAAGTGGCCAAGCGCCAATACGTGGACCTGCACCAGTGGATGCCAGGTGACATCTTGCTCAAGGCCGACAAGATGAGTATGGCGAACTCCCTAGAATTACGGGTGCCGCTCTTGGATAAGGAAGTCATGAACGTGGCTTCCCACACGCCAACTAAGTACCTCTTTAACTACAAGGGGACCAAGTGGGCCTTCCGGATGGCCGCTAACCGGCACCTGCCAGAGGAATGGGCGACCCGGCCGAAGATGGGCTTCCCGGTTCCAATTCGCGAATGGCTCCACGAAGACAAGTACTACCAAGAAGTACGGGCCCTATTTGAAGAGGACTTCGTTAAGGAATTCTTCGACCAGGACAAGATCTTGCAGTTAGCCGATGACAACTACCACCAAAAGATCGACGGCCGCCGTAAGTTGTGGACGATTTACACCTTCTTGGTATGGTACAAGCTCTACTTTATCGATAACTACGTGCCGGAATACACGAAGCAAGCGGATGCTGAGGTAATGCAATAA
- a CDS encoding amino acid permease, translating into MRRSLKTRHLSMIALGGSIGTGFLIASGSAIATAGPGGALVVYALMGIMVYFLMTSLGEMATFSPTTGSFVTYSADYVDPAFGFAMGWNYWFNWTITITVDAVSCGVVMNFWFPHLPSWIFSSVVFVLIALINWLSVKSYGETEYWLSFIKVVTIGFFLVVGFLVIFGIMGGHSAIGLKNFTYKQAPFVGGFPSMFAVFLVAGMSFQGTELVGITAGESADPRHAVPKAIHSTFWRILLFYLLSIFVMACILPYTDKNLLSSSVKDVSMSPLTIVFERAGLAAAASVMNAVIFTALLSAANSGLYASTRMLYTQAKEGFAWKIFGYVNKRGIPIYAMVGTMVISLAVFATQFLGKEAYNYLINASGLSGFIAWLGIAVAHYRFRRAYVKQGRKLSDLNYKATLFPFGPIFAFILCLIAVGGQNLGAFAKLDWENILITYMSVPLFVILYIYYKVKYKTKLIPLAEVDLEAHRD; encoded by the coding sequence ATGCGGCGGAGCTTAAAGACCCGCCACTTATCGATGATTGCCTTGGGTGGTTCCATCGGGACCGGGTTCTTAATCGCTTCCGGTTCGGCAATTGCTACCGCCGGTCCCGGGGGCGCCTTAGTCGTTTACGCCCTAATGGGGATCATGGTTTACTTTCTGATGACCTCTTTAGGGGAAATGGCGACCTTCTCGCCGACTACCGGCTCCTTTGTTACCTACTCTGCCGATTACGTCGACCCGGCCTTTGGCTTTGCGATGGGGTGGAACTACTGGTTTAACTGGACCATCACGATCACTGTTGACGCCGTTTCCTGCGGGGTGGTCATGAACTTCTGGTTCCCCCACCTACCGTCATGGATTTTTTCGTCCGTCGTCTTTGTCCTAATCGCCCTGATCAACTGGCTGTCGGTCAAATCTTACGGGGAGACCGAATATTGGCTCTCCTTTATCAAGGTGGTTACGATCGGCTTCTTCTTGGTGGTCGGCTTTTTGGTTATCTTCGGGATCATGGGGGGCCACTCCGCCATCGGCTTAAAGAACTTTACTTACAAACAAGCACCGTTTGTTGGTGGCTTCCCGTCAATGTTTGCCGTCTTCTTGGTAGCCGGGATGTCCTTTCAGGGAACCGAGCTGGTCGGAATCACGGCCGGAGAGTCGGCTGACCCCAGACACGCCGTTCCTAAGGCGATTCACTCGACCTTCTGGCGGATCCTCTTGTTCTACTTACTGTCGATCTTTGTGATGGCTTGCATCCTGCCGTACACCGACAAGAACCTCCTGTCGTCTAGCGTCAAGGACGTTTCCATGAGCCCGCTAACGATCGTCTTTGAACGGGCCGGACTAGCTGCCGCAGCCTCAGTCATGAACGCCGTGATCTTTACCGCCCTGTTGTCGGCTGCCAACTCCGGTTTGTACGCTTCAACCCGAATGCTTTACACCCAAGCTAAGGAAGGCTTTGCCTGGAAGATCTTTGGCTACGTCAACAAGCGCGGGATTCCGATCTATGCCATGGTCGGGACGATGGTGATCTCCCTAGCCGTGTTCGCCACCCAGTTCTTGGGCAAGGAAGCCTACAACTACCTAATTAACGCCTCCGGGCTCTCCGGCTTTATCGCCTGGCTCGGGATCGCCGTGGCCCACTACCGCTTCCGGCGTGCCTACGTCAAGCAGGGACGCAAGCTCAGCGACCTCAATTACAAGGCCACCCTCTTCCCGTTTGGCCCCATCTTTGCCTTTATCCTCTGCCTAATCGCCGTTGGGGGGCAAAACCTGGGGGCTTTCGCTAAGCTTGACTGGGAAAACATCCTGATTACCTACATGTCAGTGCCGTTGTTTGTGATCTTATACATCTACTACAAGGTCAAGTACAAGACCAAGTTGATTCCGCTAGCAGAGGTCGACTTGGAGGCCCACCGCGACTAG
- the mscL gene encoding large-conductance mechanosensitive channel protein MscL, whose product MLKEFKEFIARGNVMDLAVGVIIGAAFTAIVKSLVSNLINPLIGIFLGKIDLSNLVFSIGSAHFRYGSFLNEVINFLIIAFVVFLMVKGINKVMPKKEEEAVKEGPSKEEEYLGQIVELLKKQDK is encoded by the coding sequence ATGTTAAAAGAGTTTAAAGAGTTCATCGCCCGCGGGAACGTGATGGACCTGGCCGTTGGGGTTATCATCGGGGCTGCCTTCACGGCAATCGTGAAGTCGTTGGTTTCCAATTTGATTAACCCGTTGATCGGGATTTTCCTGGGGAAGATCGACTTGTCCAACCTGGTCTTTTCCATCGGTTCCGCCCACTTCCGTTACGGTTCCTTCTTAAACGAAGTGATCAACTTCTTGATCATCGCCTTCGTGGTCTTCTTGATGGTCAAGGGGATCAACAAGGTAATGCCAAAGAAGGAAGAAGAAGCAGTCAAAGAGGGCCCGTCCAAGGAAGAAGAATACCTTGGCCAAATTGTCGAATTGCTGAAGAAGCAAGATAAGTAA
- the mnmG gene encoding tRNA uridine-5-carboxymethylaminomethyl(34) synthesis enzyme MnmG, which yields METKVVNYNGGDYDVIVVGAGHAGSEAALAAARMGNKTLLITISLEMVAFMPCNPSLGGPAKGVVVREIDALGGEMGHNIDKTYIQMRMLNTGKGPAVRALRAQADKHAYHRQMKWTIEKEKNLTLRQGVVDDLIVEDGTVKGVITNTGAAYHAKAVVLTVGTAARGKIIIGELQYQSGPNNSKAAVKLSEALERLGFDLQRFKTGTPPRVDGNTIDYSKTEEQPGDQTPNHFSFDTPDTSYIPVKDQISSWLTYTNPTTHEILRNNLDRAPMFSGVIEGVGPRYCPSIEDKIVRFADKDRHQVFLEPEGRDTDEFYLDGLSTSMPEEIQHQMIHSVAGLEHAELMRPGYAIEYDVVAPYQLKATLETKLVNNLYTAGQTNGTSGYEEAAGQGLIAGINAGLRAQGKEPFVLKRSDAYIGVMIDDLVTKGTKEPYRLLTSRAEYRLILRHDNADLRLMEKGHAIGLVSDERLAAMEEKKQRVEDEIARLKDFRIKPGEEIDAFVVAHGDKPLKDAIAADAFLRRPYVDYPTLLKFVDAPAVELDRQEVEQVEIQLKYAGYIEKEEAKIERLKRMEAKRIPADIDYQAIEGLATEGRQKLEQIRPTTLAQASRISGVNPADLAILSVYLRQGKLK from the coding sequence ATGGAAACCAAAGTTGTTAACTACAACGGGGGCGACTACGACGTAATCGTTGTGGGGGCGGGGCACGCCGGCTCCGAAGCCGCCCTAGCCGCTGCCCGGATGGGGAATAAGACCCTCTTGATCACGATCAGCCTGGAAATGGTCGCCTTCATGCCATGTAATCCGTCACTCGGGGGCCCGGCCAAGGGGGTCGTGGTCCGCGAAATCGACGCCCTCGGCGGTGAGATGGGTCACAACATTGATAAGACCTACATCCAGATGCGGATGCTCAACACCGGGAAGGGCCCGGCCGTGCGGGCGCTGCGGGCACAAGCCGATAAGCACGCCTACCACCGCCAGATGAAGTGGACGATTGAAAAGGAAAAGAACCTGACCCTACGCCAAGGGGTGGTTGACGACCTGATCGTAGAAGACGGCACCGTCAAGGGGGTCATCACCAACACCGGGGCGGCTTACCACGCCAAGGCAGTGGTTTTGACGGTCGGGACGGCCGCCCGGGGTAAGATCATCATCGGTGAACTCCAGTACCAATCCGGCCCGAATAACTCTAAGGCCGCCGTTAAGTTGTCCGAAGCCCTGGAGCGGCTCGGCTTTGACCTCCAGCGGTTTAAGACTGGGACGCCGCCACGAGTGGACGGGAACACGATTGATTACTCCAAGACCGAGGAACAGCCGGGTGACCAAACACCAAACCACTTCTCCTTTGACACGCCGGACACTTCCTACATCCCGGTCAAAGACCAGATTTCTTCTTGGCTAACCTACACTAACCCGACCACCCACGAAATTTTACGTAACAACCTCGACCGCGCCCCAATGTTCTCTGGGGTGATCGAAGGGGTGGGACCACGCTACTGTCCGTCAATTGAAGATAAGATCGTCCGCTTTGCCGACAAGGACCGCCACCAGGTCTTCTTGGAACCGGAAGGGCGGGACACCGACGAGTTTTACTTGGACGGGCTGTCGACGTCAATGCCAGAAGAAATCCAGCACCAGATGATCCACTCGGTGGCCGGGTTGGAGCACGCCGAACTGATGCGGCCGGGTTACGCCATCGAATACGACGTGGTAGCCCCGTACCAATTAAAGGCCACTCTGGAAACCAAGTTGGTTAACAATCTTTACACAGCTGGGCAGACCAACGGGACCTCGGGGTACGAAGAGGCGGCCGGCCAAGGCCTGATCGCCGGGATTAACGCCGGCCTGCGCGCCCAGGGCAAGGAACCGTTTGTTTTGAAGCGCTCCGACGCCTACATTGGGGTGATGATCGACGACCTAGTCACCAAGGGAACCAAAGAACCTTACCGCTTGCTAACTAGCCGGGCCGAGTACCGGTTGATCCTACGCCACGACAACGCCGACCTTCGTTTGATGGAAAAGGGACATGCAATCGGGCTGGTGTCCGATGAGCGCCTGGCGGCCATGGAAGAAAAGAAGCAACGGGTGGAAGACGAAATCGCCCGCTTGAAGGACTTCCGGATCAAACCGGGGGAAGAAATTGACGCCTTTGTGGTGGCCCACGGTGATAAGCCGCTTAAGGACGCCATCGCTGCCGATGCCTTCTTACGCCGGCCGTACGTCGACTACCCAACCCTTCTGAAATTTGTTGATGCGCCGGCCGTTGAACTGGACCGCCAGGAAGTAGAACAGGTTGAGATTCAACTTAAGTACGCCGGCTACATCGAAAAAGAAGAGGCTAAGATTGAACGCCTCAAGCGGATGGAAGCTAAGCGGATTCCAGCCGATATTGATTACCAAGCTATTGAAGGCTTAGCCACGGAAGGGCGCCAAAAGTTGGAGCAGATTCGCCCGACCACCCTCGCCCAGGCCTCCCGGATCTCCGGTGTCAACCCGGCTGACCTGGCCATCCTGTCCGTGTACCTGCGGCAGGGAAAGTTGAAGTAA